Proteins from a genomic interval of Undibacterium parvum:
- the greA gene encoding transcription elongation factor GreA, producing the protein MSTVPLTKFGAELLKQELHRLKTKERPEVISAIAEARAQGDLSENAEYDAAKERQSFIEGRIADIDGKLSAAQIIDPTTLDAEGRVVFGATVHLEDLETDQKVSYQIVGEDEADIKERKVSITSPIARALIGKYAGDVVGVQAPAGVREYEVLDVQYI; encoded by the coding sequence ATGAGTACAGTACCTCTAACCAAGTTCGGAGCAGAATTGCTCAAGCAGGAATTACATAGACTAAAGACCAAAGAGCGGCCTGAAGTCATCAGTGCTATTGCGGAAGCAAGGGCGCAAGGTGACTTGTCTGAAAATGCCGAATACGATGCCGCCAAAGAGCGCCAAAGTTTTATCGAGGGACGTATTGCAGATATTGACGGTAAATTAAGTGCGGCTCAAATTATTGACCCGACTACACTTGATGCTGAAGGGCGCGTGGTATTTGGTGCAACCGTACATCTTGAAGATCTGGAAACGGATCAAAAAGTGAGCTATCAGATCGTTGGTGAGGATGAGGCCGACATAAAAGAGCGCAAGGTATCAATTACTTCACCTATAGCTCGTGCATTAATAGGTAAATATGCGGGTGATGTGGTAGGGGTGCAGGCGCCAGCCGGTGTGCGCGAATACGAAGTGCTCGACGTTCAGTATATTTAA
- a CDS encoding YhbY family RNA-binding protein has protein sequence MSKLTPAERSELRSEAHALKPIVLIGEAGLSPAVLKEIDAGLNSHGLIKVRVFGDDREARVAMYDTICSSLEAAPIQHIGKLLVIYRPKLEGEKETKLIKKGKGMREVTIVKPSASGTKKPSVSKVMVKGNERVTQGGNIKRAKPRQSSAKKSALGNS, from the coding sequence ATGTCAAAACTCACGCCCGCAGAACGTAGCGAATTACGCTCTGAAGCTCATGCGCTCAAACCCATCGTACTGATTGGTGAAGCTGGTCTTTCTCCAGCGGTCTTGAAAGAAATCGATGCTGGCTTGAATTCGCACGGTTTAATCAAGGTCCGTGTCTTTGGTGACGATCGTGAAGCACGTGTTGCAATGTACGATACCATTTGTAGCTCATTAGAGGCAGCTCCGATTCAACATATCGGTAAATTATTAGTAATCTATCGTCCAAAATTAGAGGGCGAAAAAGAAACCAAGCTGATTAAAAAAGGCAAAGGTATGCGCGAAGTTACTATCGTAAAACCTAGCGCTAGCGGCACTAAGAAGCCTTCCGTATCGAAAGTAATGGTCAAGGGCAACGAGCGAGTCACTCAAGGCGGCAATATCAAGCGAGCAAAACCTCGTCAAAGTAGTGCAAAAAAATCTGCTTTGGGCAACTCTTAA
- a CDS encoding RlmE family RNA methyltransferase yields the protein MAKNKFNQNWVHDHINDPYVKLAQKEGYRARAVYKLKEIDESEKLIKPGQIIVDLGATPGSWSQYVRAKLAGKEGGGILGEIFALDLLPMDPIADVQFLQGDFGEQDVLDKLEAQLRGRKVDLVLSDMAPNLSGNSHVDAARIENIIELAVTFAKAHLKPNGALLVKCFHGPSYNNIVDMFKTEFKTVANKKPKASKDKSSEIFLLGKCLKS from the coding sequence ATGGCCAAAAATAAATTCAATCAAAATTGGGTGCATGACCACATAAATGATCCTTATGTGAAATTAGCACAAAAAGAAGGCTATCGGGCCCGCGCAGTTTACAAGTTAAAAGAGATAGACGAGTCCGAAAAACTAATCAAACCAGGTCAGATTATTGTTGATCTTGGCGCCACTCCGGGTAGCTGGTCTCAGTATGTCAGAGCTAAGTTGGCTGGCAAAGAGGGCGGGGGGATACTTGGCGAGATCTTCGCACTGGATTTGTTACCTATGGATCCGATTGCCGACGTCCAATTCTTGCAAGGTGATTTTGGCGAGCAAGATGTATTGGATAAATTGGAGGCGCAGTTGCGTGGGCGCAAAGTAGATCTTGTTTTATCGGATATGGCACCAAATCTCTCCGGCAATTCTCATGTTGACGCAGCAAGAATAGAAAATATTATTGAGTTAGCGGTGACCTTTGCCAAGGCGCACTTGAAGCCAAATGGCGCTTTGTTGGTCAAGTGTTTTCATGGTCCTAGTTATAATAATATTGTAGATATGTTCAAAACCGAGTTCAAAACAGTAGCAAATAAAAAGCCTAAAGCAAGCAAAGATAAATCTTCCGAGATTTTTTTGCTTGGAAAATGCTTAAAAAGTTAA
- the ftsH gene encoding ATP-dependent zinc metalloprotease FtsH, giving the protein MNNMFSKAAIWVVIALVLFMVFKQFDGRGLSSGATSMPYSEFLDEVRAKHIKEATIDDANRTVVATTLEGKKIRSQLTIFDRGLVGDLVNYGIKFDNKPPEEQSFLSQVFISWFPMLLLIGVWVFFMRQMQGGGKGGAFSFGKSKARMLDDTNNNVTFADVAGCDEAKEEVTEIVEFLRDPTKFQKLGGRIPRGVLMVGPPGTGKTLLARAIAGEAKVPFFTIAGSDFVEMFVGVGASRVRDMFDNAKKHSPCIIFIDEIDAVGRHRGAGMGGGNDEREQTLNQMLVEMDGFEPNSGVIVVAATNRADVLDKALLRPGRFDRQVTVGLPDIRGREQILNVHMRKVPIAPDVKADILARGTPGFSGADLANLVNESALFAARRNKRLVEMQDFEDAKDKIYMGPERKSMVMREDERKNTAYHESGHAVVAKLLPKADPVHKVTIMPRGNALGLTWQLPEHDQISGYKDKMLEEIAILFGGRIAEELFVGQMSTGASNDFSRATKLARSMVTRFGMSDSLGVMVYEDSQQDGYFGGASKTISEATQQKVDAEIRAILDAQYAISRQLLEQNRDKVEAMTKALLDWETIDADQINDIMSGIEPRPPKAGQPTPKTTSDGKSGGVTPSATAPA; this is encoded by the coding sequence GTGAACAATATGTTTTCTAAAGCAGCCATTTGGGTGGTAATAGCCCTAGTGCTTTTTATGGTATTTAAACAATTCGATGGCCGCGGTTTAAGTTCCGGTGCTACTTCTATGCCTTACTCTGAGTTTTTGGATGAGGTGAGGGCGAAGCACATCAAAGAGGCGACTATCGATGATGCAAATCGCACTGTGGTTGCAACCACACTTGAAGGTAAAAAAATACGTTCGCAATTGACTATTTTCGATCGCGGTTTGGTCGGCGATTTGGTTAATTACGGAATTAAGTTTGATAACAAACCGCCTGAAGAACAATCTTTCTTATCCCAAGTCTTTATATCTTGGTTCCCTATGCTCTTACTGATAGGTGTTTGGGTGTTTTTTATGCGCCAGATGCAAGGTGGCGGCAAAGGCGGTGCTTTTTCGTTCGGAAAATCTAAAGCGCGCATGCTTGACGATACCAATAATAACGTCACTTTTGCGGACGTAGCTGGTTGCGATGAGGCGAAAGAGGAAGTTACTGAGATCGTAGAGTTCTTACGTGATCCAACGAAATTTCAAAAACTTGGCGGGCGTATTCCACGTGGTGTTTTAATGGTGGGGCCACCAGGAACAGGTAAGACGTTGCTGGCGCGTGCTATTGCCGGTGAAGCGAAAGTACCTTTCTTCACCATCGCGGGTTCTGATTTCGTTGAGATGTTTGTTGGCGTTGGCGCCTCACGCGTAAGAGATATGTTCGATAACGCGAAAAAGCATTCGCCTTGTATTATCTTTATCGATGAGATCGATGCAGTAGGGCGCCATCGCGGTGCTGGTATGGGCGGCGGCAACGATGAGCGTGAGCAAACATTAAACCAAATGCTGGTCGAGATGGATGGCTTTGAGCCAAATTCTGGTGTGATCGTCGTTGCAGCTACCAACCGCGCGGATGTACTTGACAAGGCATTGTTGCGCCCAGGTCGTTTTGACCGACAAGTCACTGTTGGCTTGCCAGATATTCGTGGCCGCGAGCAAATTTTAAATGTACATATGCGTAAGGTGCCAATCGCGCCTGACGTTAAGGCAGATATTTTGGCACGTGGAACCCCAGGTTTTTCTGGTGCAGATCTGGCAAATTTGGTTAATGAATCAGCTTTGTTTGCAGCCCGTCGCAATAAGCGTTTAGTCGAAATGCAAGATTTTGAAGATGCAAAAGACAAAATCTACATGGGACCTGAGCGTAAATCTATGGTTATGCGTGAAGACGAACGTAAAAATACAGCGTATCACGAATCTGGGCATGCTGTCGTAGCAAAACTTTTGCCGAAGGCAGATCCAGTACACAAAGTTACTATTATGCCGCGCGGAAATGCTTTGGGTTTAACCTGGCAATTGCCTGAGCATGATCAAATCAGCGGCTATAAAGATAAGATGCTAGAAGAGATTGCGATATTGTTTGGCGGTCGCATCGCTGAAGAATTGTTCGTTGGACAGATGTCAACTGGCGCCTCGAACGACTTTTCGCGTGCGACAAAGTTGGCAAGGTCGATGGTGACACGCTTTGGTATGTCCGATAGCTTAGGCGTGATGGTGTATGAAGATAGTCAGCAAGATGGTTATTTCGGTGGCGCCTCAAAAACAATTTCCGAAGCCACTCAGCAAAAAGTTGATGCAGAGATACGCGCAATTCTGGATGCTCAATATGCGATTTCGCGTCAGTTACTAGAGCAAAATCGCGATAAGGTTGAGGCAATGACCAAGGCATTGTTAGATTGGGAAACCATAGACGCCGATCAAATTAATGACATTATGAGCGGGATAGAGCCAAGGCCGCCAAAAGCCGGACAGCCTACTCCCAAAACGACATCTGATGGTAAATCTGGTGGCGTTACACCAAGCGCAACCGCTCCGGCTTAA
- the folP gene encoding dihydropteroate synthase: MNTFFRCGRYRFALDGAGSRPIVMGILNVTPDSFSDGGNYRFLDDAISRAEQMIADGVDIIDIGGESTRPGAATVSIEVELQRVMPIIFALRDCGKAISIDTYKPEVMREAIMAGVDMVNDVRGFASIEARQVVSDVEVGLCVMHMQNLPSNMQLAPAYADVNDAVTDFFSQRLSELDALGVDRARVCLDPGFGFGKTLAHNISMMRHLAEFRNTFDLPILAGLSRKSMIGEIVGRPVEQRLAGSLAAALGAVNQGARLLRVHDVAETVDAIKVWQQISN; encoded by the coding sequence ATGAATACATTTTTTAGATGTGGGCGTTATCGCTTTGCACTCGATGGCGCTGGCAGTCGCCCGATAGTAATGGGCATCCTGAACGTTACACCTGACTCATTTTCGGATGGTGGCAATTACCGTTTTCTTGATGACGCCATTTCTCGTGCGGAGCAAATGATAGCCGACGGCGTTGATATTATTGATATTGGTGGCGAGTCAACAAGGCCGGGCGCTGCAACAGTCTCTATAGAAGTTGAGCTGCAACGCGTTATGCCTATAATTTTCGCTTTGCGGGACTGTGGCAAAGCGATTTCTATTGATACCTATAAGCCCGAAGTGATGCGTGAAGCGATTATGGCAGGGGTGGATATGGTAAATGATGTACGTGGTTTTGCCTCTATCGAGGCTAGGCAAGTAGTCTCCGACGTCGAGGTCGGGCTGTGTGTCATGCACATGCAAAATTTGCCGAGTAATATGCAGTTAGCACCGGCATATGCCGATGTTAATGATGCAGTAACCGATTTTTTTTCACAGCGACTTTCAGAACTAGATGCGCTTGGGGTGGATAGAGCAAGAGTCTGTCTGGATCCGGGTTTTGGCTTCGGTAAAACCTTAGCGCATAATATCTCGATGATGCGCCACCTTGCTGAGTTTCGAAATACTTTCGACCTACCTATCTTGGCAGGCCTTTCACGCAAAAGCATGATAGGCGAAATTGTGGGGCGTCCGGTTGAGCAGCGTTTGGCCGGCAGCCTGGCTGCTGCACTTGGTGCCGTAAATCAAGGTGCACGCTTATTGCGTGTTCATGATGTAGCCGAAACGGTAGATGCGATTAAAGTTTGGCAGCAAATATCAAATTAA
- the glmM gene encoding phosphoglucosamine mutase, translating into MTRKYFGTDGIRGKVGVYPITPDFVMRLGYAAGKMLANSDSFAGKRPTVLIGKDTRVSGYMLEASLEAGFAAAGVDVMLSGPMPTPAVAYLTRALRLSAGVVISASHNPYEDNGIKFFSAQGDKLADEVELAIEAELEKPMDCVSSENLGKAHRLRDANGRYIEFCKSTYPNELDLRGLKIVVDCAHGAAYDIAPHVFHELGAEVIAIGNQPNGFNINDKVGATSPDALALAVRANHADLGIALDGDADRLLMVDKNGKIYDGDQLLYLMVIDRLAIGPVPGVVGTLMTNMAVEIAFQKLGVGFTRAKVGDRYVLEQMRERGWLLGGEGSGHLLCLDKHSTGDGIVSALQVLSALRRNEQTLDQCFENLELFPQVLINVRVPTGFDWQKNEALLAEKIKVEAELAGKGRVLIRASGTEPLIRVMVETADANMANSLARRLAECIPSKQA; encoded by the coding sequence ATGACAAGAAAATATTTTGGGACCGATGGCATACGCGGCAAAGTTGGGGTTTATCCGATTACTCCTGATTTCGTAATGCGACTAGGTTACGCAGCTGGCAAGATGTTGGCAAACTCTGACAGTTTCGCCGGTAAGCGTCCTACCGTATTGATTGGAAAAGACACGCGCGTTTCTGGCTACATGTTGGAGGCCTCATTAGAGGCGGGTTTTGCGGCAGCGGGGGTCGATGTGATGCTGTCCGGGCCTATGCCTACGCCCGCGGTAGCTTACCTGACCAGAGCCTTGCGCTTATCCGCAGGCGTCGTTATATCGGCTTCGCACAACCCCTACGAAGACAATGGCATTAAGTTTTTTTCCGCACAAGGAGATAAGCTGGCAGATGAAGTTGAGCTGGCGATTGAGGCTGAGCTTGAAAAGCCTATGGACTGCGTCAGCTCAGAAAATTTAGGTAAGGCACATCGCTTGCGTGATGCCAACGGTCGCTACATAGAATTTTGCAAAAGCACTTACCCAAATGAGTTAGATTTACGTGGTCTCAAAATCGTAGTCGATTGCGCACATGGTGCCGCCTACGACATCGCACCTCATGTCTTCCATGAGCTCGGCGCCGAAGTCATTGCAATTGGCAATCAGCCCAATGGTTTCAATATTAATGACAAAGTCGGGGCAACATCTCCCGATGCCTTGGCCTTGGCTGTCAGAGCGAATCATGCCGATCTTGGGATCGCCTTGGACGGCGACGCTGATCGTCTGTTAATGGTGGATAAGAACGGGAAAATTTACGATGGAGATCAGTTACTGTATTTAATGGTGATCGATAGATTGGCAATAGGTCCGGTTCCCGGCGTCGTTGGTACCTTAATGACGAACATGGCGGTTGAAATCGCGTTCCAAAAATTGGGCGTTGGATTTACCAGAGCCAAAGTCGGCGACCGTTATGTTCTGGAACAAATGCGTGAACGCGGTTGGTTATTGGGGGGGGAAGGATCTGGTCATTTACTGTGCCTGGATAAGCATAGCACCGGTGACGGCATCGTCTCAGCACTACAGGTCTTGTCTGCTTTGCGACGCAACGAGCAAACCTTAGATCAGTGTTTTGAAAATTTAGAATTATTTCCACAAGTACTCATCAATGTAAGGGTGCCGACTGGTTTTGATTGGCAAAAAAATGAGGCGCTGTTAGCTGAAAAAATCAAGGTTGAGGCTGAGTTGGCAGGCAAAGGACGGGTCTTGATTCGTGCCTCTGGTACCGAGCCATTGATACGTGTAATGGTCGAAACTGCTGACGCCAACATGGCAAATTCACTGGCCAGACGTTTAGCGGAATGTATTCCGTCTAAACAGGCATAA
- a CDS encoding DUF4124 domain-containing protein, which translates to MITPASAETYKCVDKGVSTYMQTPCPDSATQSLHKSSNNISGKDYQQAVNTSEKEKADLNKLLSARQKEEEKYQKEQRKISAKNEKDKQKCASLQLSAKWAKEELANATAKSMSKAKTKLKKANEKAELQCKSGGGQR; encoded by the coding sequence TTGATCACGCCAGCTTCCGCGGAAACCTACAAATGTGTAGATAAGGGTGTCAGCACTTATATGCAAACACCCTGCCCGGACAGCGCTACTCAGTCATTACATAAGAGCAGTAACAATATTTCGGGCAAAGACTACCAGCAAGCAGTCAACACGAGTGAAAAAGAAAAAGCAGATCTAAATAAATTGCTCAGTGCACGCCAGAAAGAAGAAGAAAAATATCAGAAAGAGCAGCGCAAAATTTCGGCTAAAAATGAAAAAGACAAACAGAAATGTGCGTCACTACAACTGAGCGCAAAATGGGCCAAGGAAGAACTGGCGAATGCCACAGCTAAATCTATGAGCAAGGCAAAAACCAAGCTCAAGAAAGCCAATGAGAAAGCTGAACTGCAGTGTAAATCTGGTGGAGGGCAAAGATGA
- a CDS encoding FAD-binding oxidoreductase yields MSPFLHLCQQTIGANYVLSEQDEMLTYLTDQRQREVGKALAVLSPANSEEVAALVRLCAEHQIAIVPQGGNTGLVLGSIPDQSGNSIVLSLKRLKRIRKIDAANNTMTVEAGCLLAEVQAAAQGADRLYPLSLASEGSCTIGGNLATNAGGTAVLRYGNARELCLGLEVVTAAGEIWDGLRALRKDNTGYDLRDLFIGSEGTLGIITAAVIKLFPIPKSEVTALIALADVNAALGLLSLVQEHTGASLTGFELFSDFCLQLVHKHFAELPKIFSRSHPQYVLIELSSSETQEHTRTQLENLLASALQSGLILDVVIANSLSQAAAIWKFRELISSAQAREGKNIKHDISIPVSQIATFISATDTLLQTAFPACRMVCFGHLGDGNLHYNVSPPAHQHANDFLLAQAQVNRIVHDSVHRHHGSISAEHGIGALKKEEILLYKSPLEIRLMQAIKEALDPHQLMNPGKVIGVRHETTSLD; encoded by the coding sequence ATGTCGCCATTTCTGCATCTCTGCCAGCAAACCATCGGTGCTAATTATGTCCTGAGCGAGCAAGATGAAATGCTGACTTACCTCACCGACCAGCGTCAGCGTGAAGTAGGGAAAGCCCTGGCGGTACTCAGCCCCGCCAACAGCGAGGAAGTGGCGGCATTGGTGCGACTGTGCGCTGAACATCAGATCGCCATCGTGCCACAAGGTGGTAACACTGGCTTGGTATTAGGCAGCATTCCAGATCAAAGCGGCAACAGCATTGTATTGTCTTTGAAACGCCTCAAGCGCATCAGGAAGATAGACGCCGCCAATAATACGATGACGGTAGAAGCCGGATGCTTACTGGCCGAAGTACAAGCCGCAGCACAAGGAGCCGATCGCCTGTATCCACTTTCGCTAGCATCGGAAGGATCCTGCACTATAGGCGGCAACCTCGCCACCAATGCGGGCGGCACTGCGGTACTACGTTACGGCAACGCCCGCGAGCTTTGCCTGGGACTGGAAGTAGTGACTGCCGCCGGCGAAATTTGGGATGGTTTGCGGGCTCTGCGAAAAGACAATACCGGTTACGATTTACGTGATTTATTCATAGGCTCCGAAGGCACTTTGGGCATCATCACCGCCGCTGTGATTAAATTATTCCCTATTCCCAAGAGTGAAGTGACCGCCTTGATTGCGCTGGCCGACGTGAATGCAGCCTTAGGCTTATTAAGTTTAGTCCAAGAACATACTGGCGCAAGCTTGACTGGTTTTGAACTGTTTTCCGATTTTTGCCTACAGTTGGTACACAAGCACTTTGCCGAGCTACCTAAAATATTTAGCAGATCTCATCCGCAGTATGTTCTGATCGAGCTTTCAAGTTCCGAGACTCAAGAGCATACCCGGACCCAGCTAGAAAATCTGCTGGCAAGCGCACTGCAGTCTGGCTTAATTCTAGATGTGGTGATCGCCAACTCGCTCAGCCAGGCTGCTGCGATCTGGAAATTTCGCGAGCTCATTTCCAGCGCCCAGGCACGCGAGGGAAAAAATATTAAACACGATATTTCAATCCCTGTTTCGCAGATTGCTACATTTATCTCAGCCACGGATACACTTTTGCAGACGGCCTTTCCTGCTTGTCGTATGGTTTGCTTCGGGCATTTAGGTGATGGAAATTTACACTATAACGTTTCGCCCCCCGCGCACCAACATGCCAATGATTTTCTGCTGGCACAAGCGCAGGTGAATCGCATAGTGCATGACAGCGTACACCGTCATCATGGATCCATCTCGGCCGAGCATGGCATAGGAGCGTTGAAAAAAGAGGAGATACTTTTGTATAAATCACCTTTAGAAATACGCCTGATGCAGGCCATAAAAGAAGCGTTGGACCCACATCAGTTGATGAACCCTGGAAAAGTGATAGGAGTACGCCATGAAACGACATCTCTGGATTAG
- a CDS encoding DUF2069 domain-containing protein, which translates to MNESKQDLLYWLACGSLIALIILLLLWESVLAPLRPGGSWMLLKVLPLLFPLRGILKRQIYTLQWSSMFILLYFTEGVVRARSDILPMSNFLAWIEIILSVVFFFSSISYLRPYKRAAKAAAKTASKSTD; encoded by the coding sequence ATGAACGAATCCAAACAAGATTTACTTTATTGGCTGGCCTGTGGTAGCTTAATCGCCCTGATTATTTTACTGCTTCTATGGGAATCGGTATTGGCACCACTGCGTCCAGGCGGCTCCTGGATGTTACTGAAAGTGTTGCCCTTGCTGTTTCCACTCAGAGGAATTTTGAAGCGCCAGATCTATACTTTGCAATGGTCCTCGATGTTCATCCTCTTATACTTTACCGAAGGCGTGGTGCGCGCCCGTAGCGACATCTTACCCATGTCGAACTTCTTAGCCTGGATAGAGATCATCTTGTCAGTCGTCTTCTTTTTTAGCAGTATCTCCTATCTGCGGCCCTACAAGAGAGCGGCAAAAGCGGCCGCAAAAACCGCAAGCAAATCCACCGATTGA
- the wrbA gene encoding NAD(P)H:quinone oxidoreductase, whose translation MPPITLLVLFYSRHGSTRRLAELIAQGIESVPGCDARLRTVPAVSSVTQATEPEIPAEGAPYVELSDLTECAGLALGSPTRFGNMAAAMKYFWDGTASDWLSGTLVGKPACVFTSTGSLHGGQESTLLSMMLPLLHHGMLITGLPYSQPELMSTSSGGSPYGASHWAGIDGKLPFTEESRKLAIALGRRLAETALQLQKKS comes from the coding sequence ATGCCCCCTATTACCCTACTCGTTTTATTTTATTCACGTCATGGCAGCACCCGACGTCTGGCAGAACTGATCGCCCAAGGAATTGAGAGCGTACCAGGTTGCGATGCCAGATTACGCACAGTGCCGGCGGTGAGCAGTGTCACGCAGGCCACTGAACCAGAGATTCCGGCCGAGGGTGCACCGTATGTAGAACTCAGTGATTTGACTGAATGTGCTGGCTTGGCGTTAGGCTCACCAACTCGTTTTGGAAATATGGCGGCAGCCATGAAGTATTTCTGGGATGGCACGGCGAGTGATTGGCTATCTGGCACTTTGGTCGGCAAGCCGGCCTGCGTATTTACCTCAACCGGCAGCCTGCACGGCGGTCAGGAATCAACCCTGCTATCCATGATGCTGCCCTTACTGCACCATGGCATGCTCATCACGGGGCTACCTTACAGTCAACCCGAATTGATGAGTACCAGTAGCGGAGGCAGTCCTTACGGTGCCAGCCATTGGGCTGGCATAGACGGCAAGCTGCCGTTCACCGAAGAGAGCCGAAAGCTAGCAATCGCACTCGGTCGCCGCCTGGCAGAAACCGCGCTACAACTACAAAAAAAATCATGA
- a CDS encoding YihY family inner membrane protein, which translates to MRGLSWSQIRNLFWFAFGRLKEGRLPQVAGSLTFTTVLALVPIITIALAIFTAFPLFNNFRTSLEAYFIQNLMPKGISNTVMGYLTQFATKATRLSAIGGVALMVTAVTTLSMIDRSFNQIWHVKQGRPIMQRILVYWAIITLGPLLIGISLSATSYLFSATSGVVGAVPFVGAVFYTMVSIFFTTGAFTLLYLAVPNRSVDWRDAAWGGLFAALAFEISKRLFAVFVTRFPTYTMIYGALAAIPIFLLWIYLSWLITLIGAVIAASLPIVKFERWWHVPTPGSAFEDAVAVLKVLVLARNGSGGASVDLASIRIQTRFGLDEIEGLLAQMLEADWVAKVTADHTAKSQRPWWNKMDAGTDRWIFTADPGSLKLSDVYRLFVFDIADASSLRNLVSRVIDQGLSENLAAYFSEKLAAPQTIQTAPIR; encoded by the coding sequence ATGCGTGGATTATCATGGTCGCAAATACGTAATTTGTTTTGGTTTGCCTTTGGCAGGCTAAAAGAAGGGCGCTTGCCGCAGGTGGCGGGCAGTCTGACCTTCACCACCGTTTTGGCCTTGGTGCCCATCATCACGATAGCGCTGGCAATCTTCACCGCTTTCCCACTGTTTAATAATTTCAGGACGTCTTTAGAGGCCTATTTTATTCAAAACCTCATGCCCAAGGGGATTTCAAATACGGTAATGGGCTACCTGACCCAGTTTGCCACCAAGGCGACCCGCTTGTCCGCGATAGGCGGGGTCGCCTTGATGGTGACCGCGGTCACCACGTTGTCGATGATAGACCGCTCCTTTAATCAGATTTGGCATGTCAAACAAGGCCGTCCTATCATGCAAAGAATTTTGGTGTATTGGGCCATCATCACTTTGGGACCTTTGCTGATCGGTATCTCACTGAGCGCCACCTCTTATCTGTTTTCCGCCACCAGTGGTGTGGTCGGCGCTGTGCCTTTTGTAGGGGCAGTTTTTTATACGATGGTGTCGATATTTTTTACCACCGGGGCTTTCACCTTGCTGTATCTGGCCGTGCCTAACCGTAGTGTAGACTGGCGCGACGCCGCCTGGGGCGGGCTATTTGCGGCGCTGGCATTTGAAATTTCCAAGCGTTTGTTTGCTGTGTTTGTGACGCGCTTCCCAACCTACACCATGATTTATGGTGCACTGGCGGCGATTCCGATTTTCTTACTCTGGATTTACTTGTCGTGGCTGATTACTTTAATCGGTGCGGTGATTGCCGCCTCATTACCCATCGTCAAATTTGAACGCTGGTGGCATGTGCCTACGCCTGGCAGCGCGTTTGAGGACGCAGTGGCGGTATTAAAAGTCCTGGTCCTTGCCAGAAATGGTAGTGGTGGTGCCAGCGTTGATCTAGCCAGCATACGGATACAGACGCGCTTTGGACTCGATGAAATTGAGGGATTGTTAGCGCAAATGCTGGAAGCAGATTGGGTTGCCAAGGTTACCGCTGATCACACTGCAAAATCCCAAAGACCGTGGTGGAATAAGATGGATGCGGGCACAGATCGCTGGATCTTTACGGCAGATCCTGGCAGTTTAAAACTCTCCGATGTGTATCGCTTGTTTGTGTTTGATATTGCCGACGCCAGCAGTTTAAGAAACTTAGTCAGTCGTGTCATCGATCAAGGCTTGAGCGAAAATCTGGCGGCGTATTTCTCTGAAAAATTAGCGGCACCACAAACCATCCAAACAGCGCCCATTCGTTAA